Below is a window of Etheostoma cragini isolate CJK2018 unplaced genomic scaffold, CSU_Ecrag_1.0 ScbMSFa_4133, whole genome shotgun sequence DNA.
tgtgtgtgtgtgtgtacatgtgtgtgtgtgtacatgtgtgggtgtgtctgtgtgtgtctgtctgtgtgtgtgtgtgtctgtgtctgtctgtgtgtgtgtgtgtgtgtgtgtgtgtacatgtgtgtgtgtgtacatgtgtctgtctgtgtgtgtgtgtgcgtgcaggtgtttctgtgtggagtgtgtggaCCTGCTGGTCGGCGCCGGCTCGGCGGCGGCGGCCATTAAAGAAGACCCGTGGAACTGCTACATGTGCGGGTCCCGGACCGCCTACGGGTTGCTACGGCGACGCGACGACTGGCCCTGCAGACTACAACACTTCTTCGCCAACAACCACGAGCAGGACTTCGTGAGTCCGACGGTTTCCTTTCATCTAATTCCTTTATTCCATATATAGTCACGCCGttctagaccttcctccacagcaccgtctctatgggaaattaacataggggggtgtatacctatgtatataatatctatatttatatactatatttactatatttactatatttacTATATACTAATGTATACTTGTATCAatgtctttctgtgttttagGAGCCAGCCCAGTTGTATCCTCCAGTTTCAGCAGAGAAGAGGAAACCAATCCGAGTTCTCTCCCTGTTTGACGGCATTGCCACAGGTACACATGTGTAGGACCAttatattagtatatatat
It encodes the following:
- the LOC117941063 gene encoding DNA (cytosine-5)-methyltransferase 3A-like, with the protein product RCFCVECVDLLVGAGSAAAAIKEDPWNCYMCGSRTAYGLLRRRDDWPCRLQHFFANNHEQDFEPAQLYPPVSAEKRKPIRVLSLFDGIATGTHV